A region of the Methylobacterium nodulans ORS 2060 genome:
CACGCGGCCAGCCGGGCGCCCTGATCGAGGATCCGGAGGAGGCCGCCGGGCGCGTCCTCGCCATGGTGCAGGAGGGTGCGATCATCGCGGCCAGCGGCAGGCGCCTGCCGACGCCGATCCGCTCCATCTGCGTCCACGGCGATTCGCCGAACGCCGTCGCGACCGCCCGCGCCGTCCGCACGCGGCTCGAAGCGGCCGGCCTGACGCTCGCGCCCTTCCGGCCGGCGCCATGACGGGGCCGCGCCTCCTTGATGCCGGCGAGGCGGCCCTGGTCGCGGAATTCGGCGACCGGGTCGACCCGGCGATCAGCGACCTCGTGCTCGCCCTCGACGACGCCCTGCGGGCCGACCCACTGGCGGGCCTGCGCGAGACGGTGCCGACCTACCGCTCGCTGATGATCCACTACGATCCCCTGGTCCTCGACCGGGAGACGCTCGCCGCGCGGGTCCGCGCCCTGGCGGACCGGGCCGGCGAGCCCGGTCCGGGGGAAGCCCGGCATGCGGGCGCCCGCTGGATCCTGCCCTGCTGCTACGACCCGGCGCTGGCCGAGGATATCGGCGCCGTCGCGGAGGCGATCGGGCGGCCGGTGGCGGAGGTCGCCCGCCTCCATGCCGGGGCGGAGTACCGGGTCTACATGTACGGCTTCGCGCCGGGCTTCGCGTATCTGGGCGGCCTGCCGGAGGCGCTCGCGGTCTCGCGCCGGGCGACGCCGCGCCCGCCGCACCCCCCGAACGCCCTGATGATCGGCGGCGGCCTCGCGGCGGTCGGCAGCGTGCCGATGCCGACCGGCTGGTACGTGATCGGCCGCACCCCCGAGCGGCTCTACGCGCCGGATCGGGAGAATCCCTTCCCGGTCTCGGTCGGCGACACCCTGCGCTTCGAGCCGGTCGATGCCGCGACCTTCGCGGATCTCGACGCGCGGGCGGCGGCGGGCGAGCGCGTCGGACGCCGGGAGGCCGCATGAGCATCGGCTTGCGCATCCTCGCGGCGGGCCCCGGCGCGACCCTGCAGGATGCCGGGCGGCACGGCTACCTGCGCTACGGCTTCACGGCGGCCGGGCCGATGGACCCGCTCGCCCATGCCACCGTCAACCGCGCCCTCGACGGGCCGCTCGGCGCCACCGCGATCGAGATCTCGCTCGCCGGCATCGAGCTGACGGCGGAGGGAGCGCCGATCGGGGTGGCGCTCGCGGGCGGCGCCTTCCGTATCCGCCTCGACGGCGAGCCGGTGCCTCCCGCCGCCCTGCTGACGCTGCGGCCCGGCGCAACGCTCGCGGTCCGGGCCGGACAGGCGGGCGCATGGTGCTAC
Encoded here:
- a CDS encoding 5-oxoprolinase subunit B family protein, with the protein product MTGPRLLDAGEAALVAEFGDRVDPAISDLVLALDDALRADPLAGLRETVPTYRSLMIHYDPLVLDRETLAARVRALADRAGEPGPGEARHAGARWILPCCYDPALAEDIGAVAEAIGRPVAEVARLHAGAEYRVYMYGFAPGFAYLGGLPEALAVSRRATPRPPHPPNALMIGGGLAAVGSVPMPTGWYVIGRTPERLYAPDRENPFPVSVGDTLRFEPVDAATFADLDARAAAGERVGRREAA